ATCAACCTAAGCAGCTCCGATACAGCAATAGTTCTGCGTATACCTTGTTGGCAAATAAACGTTTTAAACACTTGGCACACAGTTTAAGTTAATCCATAAAACAGAATTttagaagcattttaaaaaaaactgcacaTAAGACCCGTGACCTAAACACATGATAAATATTGTTGGCGTGGAAGGGTCCTTGAAAGAAGAACAAATAAATATCATGTCTTGTTTATACATCATTGCAACGTGGAAAGAAACAAGGTGcacataaatatttgttttaaaaatgcaacacTTTCAGCCACACGGAGTAGGGTGTTTCTCGCTCGCTCGCTCTTTAAATCACTCTCGCCAAAACTTCGCGCATTTTCACAGGATCAAAGTTCAGAGACAATAAAAAATACAAGTCAGTCTTTCATAGCAACGGTTCAGGCTCTTGGTTTCGTTTAAACAAGAAGTCTGCGTTTCAAGTTTGTTTGGCGCCTGGCTCAGCATCAGAAAAATTGGTTGCAAGTGCCCCTTCTGATTTGTCTGAATGGCCGTGCAGCTGGAGCCCCCGCCACCgcaccccagccagccagccacccacccCCTGGCCTCAGCTCGCTGGGGCAGAGTTCTCGAGCCCCAGTCAGCGGGATTGAAATAcatcagctggggaggggggcttcctttttcctcccccaGCTGCTATTTCTCAGCCTCTCTttgtgtccacacacacacacacacacacacacacacacacaattgcgaTTTTTTACTTCGCTGAGGTCTTGGTTGCGATCAAGTCACCACTTCCACGAGGAAAGCCCCCAAGCCCACCCCCGGCCctttccaaaaaagaaaagaaaaaccttaaGCCTAATAAccacgagaaacggaggatttagCCCAAGTCCTTGCCCAGAGtcgcccccccccgcacccacccacccctgccagcTCCTTGCCCTGCCCGGGTGGAAGCGCCTGGCGGGGGCTTTAAGGCTTCTCCGTGCACTGTttgcagaggctggaggagacGCTGTTGAAAATGGCACATTTCTCCGGGCAGGAGCTGGCAGGGGGCAGGCCGGCGCTGAAGGGGTAGCCGGCCGCCTGCTCGTAGGCACCGAGGGCTGGGTGCAAGGCGGCTgccgcggccgccgccgccgccgccgagcTGGGCAGGGAGGCGGCCGAGATGGCCTGGCCCTGGTTGAGATAAGCCACCAGGCGCCGCATCTCCTCCAGAGCCTGCGCCTGCATGAGGATGTAGTTCTTGGCCAGCAGCAGCGTGGCGATCTTGGAGAGCTTCCGCACCGAGGGGCTGTGCGCGTAGGGGATCACCGCCCGCAGCTCGTCCAGCGCGTCGTTCAGGTCGTGCATCCGCCGCCGCTCGCGGGCGTTGATGTTGAGCCGCAGCGCCTTCTGCTCCTTCGACTTCTTGCTCCCGCCCAGGCCGTGGCTGTTGGAGCAGCCGCCCTCGGCCGCCTTCAGgccccccccggcgccccccgccccgggcgAGGCGGCCCGCGGGTCTCCCCCGCGCAGCACCAGCTCGCAGCGCCCGTCGCTGTCGTCGTCGGGGCTCTGCTCGCCGCCGCTGCTCTCCGCCACCGAGCTGCGGCTGGTGCTCTCGCCGTACTTGCCGCACACCGAGCCGGCCGGCAGCGAGAGGGGGTCGCCGGCCCCCAGCGCCGCCCCGGGCTGCAGCAGCCCCTCCGCCTCGCCGGGCTCGAAGCAGCTGAGGGGCGAGGGCTGGCGCTCGCGCGGGTGGCTCAGGTCGAGCCCCGGGGGCGCGCGGAAGGCGGCCTCCATCCTGGTGGCCGAGGCGCCGAGAGTCTTGTGGAACAAGTCCTCCTCCGCGGCCAGGCTCAGCGCCCGCTCCATGCTGCCCGCCCTGCGCCGGCTCCTCCGCGCCGCCTTCTCCGCTGGCCGCGAGCTCTCACCAGGGGATGCGCTCGGGCATTGTGAGCTGCGAGCAGCCCCCTCGTCCGCCGTTTATCTTGCTTGGCTTCACCTTCAAGAGATTTCCGGCCCCAGCAGCCGGGGGAGTCTTTTACATCATTAGCTCGGCGAGTAGGTTATTATGAGGAAGACTCGCCTGTTGGGACAGAGCTCTCTACCCAATCAGGTTAACGCTTTAATTAATAGGATTAAAGCGGTGACAAACAAGCCCAGGCGCTAGCTGGCCCTGAGTCTGAAGAGTTTCATTTCCCAGGTCTGAAGACAGGCAGCAGCTAGAGCTTTATAAAAGGCGCCCGCTCCATTATTCTCCCCGCCATCTGTAGACACAGCTTCGCGCATATGTTTGCAAGACGTTGTGTCCTGTTAGGGACCCAACGACTGCCTTTAGCTTGGCATGTGTGGCGCCTTCCACTCGCCAGTGAGCACACGAACCGCCCTGCTTAGAGCCCGGGCTGTTCTTCGCCTCCTTCAGCAAATGACAGAGCGGCACTGCCGAGGGGCCCACTGGAGCGCCTTCCTCCGAGCGCGGCCAGCCGACTTCTGCCGACTTGACCAAGAGAGAGTCACGCCACCCCTGTTTACACGAAAGGGATGGCGTGGAATAGCAAACGCCAGGCTGCTCCCTGCTGACTCGCCAGAAAGGTTCACCTGGGCTTCGGACACGACGGTCCTTTTTCTCCCTTTCAAAACAAATTGAGGACAAACTGCGAGGCGCTGCttttgtcccctcccccagccaaacTGTACAGGTTTCCACTCGCAGGTTTGCTACGTAGTGGTAATTACCCCCCGGGCGTCAATAAAAATGAAAGCATCAGCTTTACAATACAACTAAGCTGAGGGCAAATAATAGGAATTAAGGACCAACTTTCCTAGCGATCAGTTCTTCAAAGGTTCCTTCCTTGCAATAAGGATACTTTACAAGGACGGTCCTGCCTAACTCAGAAATGGGTGGGAGTTTGCGCCTCTGAATGTATCAGATCAACTT
Above is a window of Caretta caretta isolate rCarCar2 chromosome 2, rCarCar1.hap1, whole genome shotgun sequence DNA encoding:
- the BHLHE22 gene encoding class E basic helix-loop-helix protein 22; the encoded protein is MERALSLAAEEDLFHKTLGASATRMEAAFRAPPGLDLSHPRERQPSPLSCFEPGEAEGLLQPGAALGAGDPLSLPAGSVCGKYGESTSRSSVAESSGGEQSPDDDSDGRCELVLRGGDPRAASPGAGGAGGGLKAAEGGCSNSHGLGGSKKSKEQKALRLNINARERRRMHDLNDALDELRAVIPYAHSPSVRKLSKIATLLLAKNYILMQAQALEEMRRLVAYLNQGQAISAASLPSSAAAAAAAAAALHPALGAYEQAAGYPFSAGLPPASSCPEKCAIFNSVSSSLCKQCTEKP